From Quercus lobata isolate SW786 chromosome 11, ValleyOak3.0 Primary Assembly, whole genome shotgun sequence:
cctcaaaacaaacaaattcatAAAACTTAGtcactttttttcttaaagagtAAAGGCtttaatacttaaaaataaaaaataaaaaataaaaagtattccAGCACAGTTTTGTCAAAAGCTCAATCAATGCTTGTCCTTTCCCGTCACAAAGGTCTTTTGCTTTTGGAAAATTGGCGTTAAGACTAGAGTGTCAAACACGCTGAAAGAAAGGAATAGAGTCGGtcaagttaaaacttaaaactatgACATTTCTTTTTAACAACTTTCGAGGTGCGGCAGAATGAGAATCGGTGACCACGATGTTTccatacagagagagagagagagagagagagattgggaatagttaatctaattttttgttaaatttgtttttattaaaagtgtattaaaatatatttatattttgaaaatatattaaaaaaaaaaaaaggtaaaattttaaacatcTGTACATAAGAACTAAAATCAAAAAACTGAAACTGATGTCAAATAGACTTTTATATGTCAAAACCTAGAAGCGAGAGGTAACAGAGCAACTATACCAAGAATCATAAGCAaaagattaatatatatatatatatatatatatatattaagaggattcagaaagttaattattattttttttcctgtcaaaaataccccaaaattaattaaccaataacttaaaaatggggttaaaataataaattgaaaaaagaaagttaattattgatttttttactgTCAAAAGTGCCCctatctaaaacttaaaaatgggattaaagtagtaaattgacaaaaataataaatttctactTCTATGTTGAAATGTCTTCCTACTTCTAATAAACTTCTACTTTTACGTTaatttaaattcctacttctactcactaacttcctacaaaataagattactcttttgttagttttaaaactccttcAATCTACAAAACGCACcccatgtattcttttttttttttttttaacttcatcacaatgtatttgtttcttctgtcttcctttttttttcaatttttttttaaaatttcattacacccttagtgttttttttttttttattagaaaaagtagaaatctcaaattataataaatgtaaattattaatctttacccaaaaaataaaagagcctctGAGCGCACGCGTGAaggcgtgctcagaggctagtatatatatatattggtaagagaaaaaaatatataaattgactaaTTGTGTAGCACACTCTTTAATATGAACACAAAAGGCATAGGAGAACATATGTCACTTTGATGTCATTGATAAGGGTAATTCTTCCGGCtaaagaaatatattaaaaaatgcaaaaagtttTGCTACAAATGCATTTGGAGTCATATTGTGAATATCATTCTGTTTCGGCTAGAACAATTGTAAAATCTAGTACAGGTATATAAACTGGAAACATAATCCCCTTTTTCCGCCCTGAATCAAATTTCAGCCCATTCTCTTGTGTTTCAGATGATCCGGGTTGTTTCGGtcaattttggccaaaaaataCCAGATTTGGCCAGTATGAGTTAAGGTTATGGATTCgaatatagagagagaaagagagtgttaaattattgattctTGATACCATTGGAAAGCTTGTGTAACATAAGTTCTAAGGGACCAACTTTGGGTCATTTTATgctatgataaaaaaaattagcttatttatTGTTGATTATTTCACAAGCTCACCAATTTTATGGACACATCAACTGCCATTGATCAACCacttaattattttgaattcatcaCTTTTCTCCAGGCTAGCTTCGGATCAAATAAAGTCTCTTACGTCACTTTAGTCACTACCATAGTTGATTCTTTCTCGTTGAAGGATTTGTATGACCATCTTTAATTTTAGCTTATGAATTTTGTCTcgagcaaaatcaaaattttgatagtGTTTGATAGtgtttcccatcaaaaaaataaaaaataagaaatatcttTGATGGTGAAATTGGAGTTTGACCAACACATAATTGATTCCTGTGCATCCAGAGCAATGAGAGGATCATATCAAAGTGATAAAAACAAGTGGACTTTCTTATACCATTTTATCATTCATAGTTGCTCttatattgatatttttttaacatatatgaaaaataaatgcttaacaatatatgatgatgcacaaaaatcgTTGGTGAGTTGATCGTCCACACACGCACCAATAAGGGTATCTGAAgaacaagagaaagaagaaccaACAAGGAGCATCGGTGGAGTAACTCTAAAGTATGAGAACTAGGAAATTTCACGTATCTTGGGGGAGAGGAAGTCTAATACTTATATAGTGGTGTGGAGTAAATTAAGATCCCTTGGAACGCGGAATCTTTCCTTGTGGAGAAGATTTTGGATTCAAGGCTTCGAGATTCTAGGACTTTCCTTCCTATATCGGGAAGATACGAACGTGAAATAGGGTCTTTGGACGGGGTGTGCAAGTTATTTCCATATAGGGGTTTATGAATGGAGAACACATAAAGGTTCATGGGCCCCAACATATTCAACCGTGGGGCTCATACAAATTCATCCGTCGGTTTAGGCATCATCCCCATATCGCTCTATACTTCAAACCTATTTGTCGACTTTTATGTGCCTACCACCCGTCAAGACCAACTGCCAAGTACCCGAGGGATTTCTATGAAGCTGATGGATTCCTATGGAGGTGGAGTAGGATGTCTGTCCCGACGAACCATTAGGTGAGGTGTTTTCATCCTGACGGGTtaaagattttaagaaaaaaaattatgccaaaaatatccttatcaatatataaaaataaaaataaaaagtcctAGTTGGATGCGTGGAATGTCTTGTCACAAAACCTTCCTACATCTGGCCACTTATTAttatcaagaaattttttttttaagttctacGTAAGCATTGCCAATGCTAACAAGGGATTAAGGTTATTaaggctgaaaaaaaaaaaattaggaagcgattttttaaataatatgtagTGCCGATGCTCTCCTTTGTAAAATTCTCTAGCACTTTTTGAACTATATATTTCAGGAACTCTTAATGGTACAATGCTTTCCTTGTCCAagtttaaaaaatcatttaactCTTTTGGGTTTTTACACTTCGCTCTTTGCATCTTCTAGTCTTTTTTGCTCAAGAAATTTGACAAGGCCTTCAAGAGCAACATCGTTACCATCACTCTTCAAAAGTTCCTCTGCAATTTCAGCTGGCGTAACCTCTGCATTCTCCAACAATCTTTCAATCTCTTTAAAGAGTCGGTGGTCACCATTGATACCAAGATAATTAGAAGCTAACAACTTGAACCCATCCATGGTGCAATATGACATGTGCAAGTGCATGTCCATACGGCCTGGGCGCAACAAAGCAGGATCAAGCCGGTCCTTATGATTGGTGGTGAACACAATAATTCGCTCATCTCCACAACTTGACCATAATCCATCTATGAAGTTCAATAAACCCGATAGTGTGAACTGAAAAATTAACATGATAGGAAATAATGTTAGATAAAATCATAAGACAAAAGTCATTTAATTTGAATCATAGTGGTACTGCTAATGGTTGTTGACAATGTTCATAGCACATGTATCTAGTTAAAGATGTATTCAATGGATAAAACTCCAATTTTCATAGAGCCTAAGAGAAATTATTGGTAGGCAACCTTATCATTATTTcgagaaatttcaaaaatgttatAATTAAAACTTGTCATAATCACTCATAGTCCATTTCAAtctaataaatatatgatattaGATTCAACACACATACTTATCAAATCCAATCCACATAAGAATCACACGAAGTCTATTTGAAGTGTATAATAATCTAATTACCAtcctaattattattattgttgttgttgttgttgttgttgttgttatattgtttagagTAATTGAAACTAGTTTTTATGATAATAAAGAATGCTAACCTTAGAGGAAGAATTCTTAGAGTTATCCTCTTCCTCTCGATCTTCCAACTCTGCACTGCAATCTATATCCTCAATTACCAGTATAGAACGATTAGATGTGGAAAGCAATATCCTTCTCAACTCTGAATCTGAGTATATGTTTGAAAGGTTCAAATCATAGATATTAAACTTGAGGTAATTAGCCATGGCAGCAATCAAGCTTGATTTACCAGTACCCGGAGGGCCATAAAGCAAATACCCTCGCTTCCATGCCTTGCCAACCTTCTTATACAACTCCTTCCTTCTGACAAACCTGTCCAAATCATCCTTGATCATCTTCTTCACCTCTGGGTCCATTGCCAACTTCTCAAACGTAGCTGGATGTTCAAGATTAATAGAACCCCATTCACTATAACCTTCATCATCACAACCACGACAATCACGGCTATAAAGCCTtatctccttttcttcttcttttatagtcTCAGAACTAGTTATTACATAAGGTAAATAAGAGTCTAGCACaacatttttgaatttcttatcAAAGGAAAGCTCAATAAATTTCTGACGATCATGACGATTCTCTCCTTTTTCTGAAAACTTCCATTTGAGCTTAATGTTTTCAAAGCAATCAGTAATCTCCTCACCCGTTACAACATCAATGGTTGATTTCTTTTGCCTAATGGTTTTGCTTACTTTGAGACGTTCTGTTGAGTCGCTAATCTTGGTACGTAGGTAAATTGTGGCAGCTTCATAGATTTGATTGGTACTGATACCACAGTTCTCTTCGATGATGAGAGTGAGTTGAGCAGATTGAGGAGTAAAGAAGTAATGTTGAAAGATGGAGAAGAGATAAGAGCGGACTTCCGGAGGGACGAGTTCATTTACCATGGATCTTACTAGCATCACAAAAGCACTAATGGAGGCATAGGCTGAGAACAATGTTGTCAATGATATAGGCATCTCTTTTAGAGAAAACATGGTTTGAAGGTAAATTGTTTACCAATCACCTCTTCCAAATCCTGTAAAAATGAGAGTTTTGTATGTTAGATCACTTAGACAAAATCCATAAATTTGTTGGGAAAAATCCAATCCCatttatatgtaaattaaagttaaatataACATAAAAGGTGAGTTTGCCTTGCGTGtctagtgtttttaattttttttttttttttttttaacaagtgcAATCAGCCATATGAACCGTACTTTAAAAtatgaatagtaattttttattattattttattattttcagtttttagtaaaataaacgATATCCAAATGCACACAAACACCAAGAAAATCAACCACATCCTAGAAAAATCATAAGGCAAATCCAAACAATCCatcataataaaatagaaattacaatactttataataaattaagaaaatacaATAATACCTCTATAAGAATAACAAAATCTCCACTCGGAATACTTCAATGCTATGTCACTATGTGGTCGTAGAACCCGAAAAACCCTACAGAGAAAACCCTCAATTTTTCTCTCGTATATGGTTTGAATGAAAGAATTCTCACAAAGTGGTGCTTCTCTATATTCAACACGCACGCCCCTTTATAAAGATAAAGAAGACCATGCCAAACTTGCGCAGCACGCTCATTTAAGAAATGATGACACCACCGACTTCCTTAATTGCGCGTCTGCGTTTTATGTCAcgtttccttcttttctttgcttttttggcAGCTTAGGTGGACTTTTCTCCCATAAACTGCATATAGATGTACTATTTATAAGACCtataaacttcatttttttacaatttttcattaaaaataggttttattatactattcacatatttaaaaattattttgttacagtattttcagtttttagcaaaaataaattgtatataaacgaacagtattttcagttttcagtttggGTACTgcatttcacctttttttttttttttttctgtgctGTGATTGTTGACCAGAAAggtgtgaacagtgcacacCTTAGCAACTTTTCCAGCACCTTTTAATCAACTTTTCAGCAAATTTTCAATCACGAGACACACAAACCtcactttttagcaactttttcattaaaaattggtctcacagtactatttacacatttaaaaattattttgctacagtgtttttcaattttcagctatatccaaacggaatttttctcttttaaccATAAATACACATGGTTCGATTTTAGGTTTGTTATTTCACAATAAAAGTATTCTATTTcccatataaaataaaattaaaataaaataaaagactcaAAAGCCAACCGACTCACAAGAAAAGTTTACTTGACATGCACCcatccttttattatttattgcaaaatttgcattgattgtttatttggaaaataatctATCATGGATTTAAAATATATGAACGTTGATTATTAAAGGAGTGACAAGATAATTAAGTATAAATTAATCAATGTTGGATGGATTATAAATGAACGTTGCATGgattatttttggtaaaataatttgtatctctagcattattctttcatattaattatcaattatattgtaaacatgaaagaaattaaagtattatatatagaaatggaaaaaattaaCGGATTTGTTAACTCTTAAGAGCATTtgttagtaaactattttaggaaatttttatgggaaaaaaaataattaacgatttgaaagatttttctatttaccataaaaatataaaaatttcagatttttagtatatatcaattcaaaaatattatctGTAAACTTAGGAACTAAGTAATATTAAGAAAACCACCGCACAggcgcacacccttggtgcgatagtcactccacaagtataagtgcttataaGTTGTGGGATGTTGAGAGGGTAAGGGCCAAGTTCAAGTTTCCAAGAGGaaactttacacacatatacacttaaattagactatagtagaatttctattttgtattttaaaaaaatatatattaagaacTAAGATTAACTTCtggtttcaaaaaataaaataaataacatgacCTGTTAGAGATATATGGAAACTTATAATATTCTGCATACAGCTAATTCATACCATATAAAAAGAATCTTCATAATATCttgtcaaaaacaaaagaaaaagaatttgcgtaatgtaatataatataatataatataagagtaaattaattaccaaaaaacaaattaagaaaaacaTTCAAGTTTGACTTTGAGAACATACCATCATTGGATATTCTTGACTAACAAGGTAGCATATACTTGGCCACGAAGTAATCCATCGTGTAAGTAACATATGTGgattctcaacccaaaaaaaaaaaaaaaaaaaaaaaaaaaatgtaagaaataTATGGAAAAATCGGATCAAAATCCTCTTGAGCTCTAGGAAACTCTACCAAATAAAGttctttaaataattaaatctgACCCTTCTTCTACAATTTAAAGGTCCAAATTATGCCATATAATAGGCTATGTCACCATTTCACTTACaaaccttaaaataaaatgaaaaattataaataaaaaaaaataaaaggttcaAATTCAAAGACCAATCattaaagtttgttttataatttattaactgGGAATCGGAGAACCAATTAAAATTAACATCAAAATCGttgagaaaaatttataatggctcaaagcaaaactgaaaaactaaaaacaaagaaaggcTTTAATTGCTAGATCCGATCCGTTTGAGTCAATCCAACCTAAATCTCTTGTATAAGTGCTAACATATGCCCgaaaagaaaaatgcattgTCAATATGGTAAAAGGACcattctcagaaaaaaaaatatagggtAAAAGGACACCAGCATTAATTTGTTATATCTTAAACACATGAGGGGCTAACATAATTACTTAGACCCTTTACTATTAAATTTAGGATCACCATTTTGGACCTCTTATAGACTCAAGGGTCATataccttctttttatttttcttttctctctctctctctctctcctgtgTGAAAAGAAGACAAATGAGAAATGCAATGGTCATCACTAAACCAATGATAACTTACCATAGACAACATAACTCAAAGCTACTTCTTCTATTGTAACTGTAGGCTCCAAAGACGGGCTTGCTAGACCAAACCActatttgggctcacaatttggGCTCATAATTTATTCTTCTCAAATCCTCtcctgctctctctctctctctctctctctctctctctcctctcttgcATCTCCTTCCTATTCATTCGTTTCTCCTATTTATAACCTTTGTTAATGGGGTGATCATCATTATCTTCTTCCTTAGTGCAAAGAAAGGTCCAATGTCGATGAACTAAAGTGAATTTTTATGTATGAGTGGCTTTGGGAACGGTTCCCACTTCAGTAAATGTGTTCGGCAGCGGAGTTTCTTAAGGTTCTGTCGAGCACTTAAATAGCAATGTGATCGAGCATGTATATAGTGCCTGGAAATGGTTTCCCGAGCAGCCTGTGAGCGGGGTGTACGCAGTCCGCTTTTTAAGTATTTGGACAACACTCAGTTCAGATTGGTAGTTATTGTGGGTTTAGGTCGAGGCTTTTGTTGATGTGAAAGTTGGACCGCTGACCCATATCATTGATTCATGGTCCAAGACCCAATATGAACTTGGACGTTAGGtccgtacaatagccccccctttATTCGTCATTGGCCCCAGGGGACGAATCAAGGAGTCAAAGAGGCAGTGTTTTGCCCGAGAAATCCAACGGATGTGTTTGGGTGGTTATAGCGGTCCATAAATGCGCTCCTCAAAAGACGCGTCACTTCAGACCCTCTGGTTTTGCCGTCATTATTACCTAGCGGTTCACAAACCAAGGCGCGCATGTGGATTGCTCTGGGCATTTCTAAGGTCACTCTCTTTTACTTCATCATTGCTAATTAATGTTAATTATTGTACACCAACTGATGTTTTTCTTTGGCTCTTATAAATAGTTCATCTTAAtccattttctcacttttcactCTCTGTTACTCCGAAATTTCTCTCTGCCGAGCATTCTCCTGCGTTCTAGTCCACTAACCCAGAATCCTCCTCTCCTTTAGAGCTAGAAGTAAGTCTTCTTCCCCTTTCCTTTGTTTCTATTTCCCTCCCCAGAGCCCTTTTTAATTTCTAGGTTTAGGATGGGTTTTGCTTATCTCTTGAACGCTGGAACGCCCTTAGCCGCTTTTAGGCAAACCTTTA
This genomic window contains:
- the LOC115969107 gene encoding AAA-ATPase At2g18193-like, with product MFSLKEMPISLTTLFSAYASISAFVMLVRSMVNELVPPEVRSYLFSIFQHYFFTPQSAQLTLIIEENCGISTNQIYEAATIYLRTKISDSTERLKVSKTIRQKKSTIDVVTGEEITDCFENIKLKWKFSEKGENRHDRQKFIELSFDKKFKNVVLDSYLPYVITSSETIKEEEKEIRLYSRDCRGCDDEGYSEWGSINLEHPATFEKLAMDPEVKKMIKDDLDRFVRRKELYKKVGKAWKRGYLLYGPPGTGKSSLIAAMANYLKFNIYDLNLSNIYSDSELRRILLSTSNRSILVIEDIDCSAELEDREEEDNSKNSSSKFTLSGLLNFIDGLWSSCGDERIIVFTTNHKDRLDPALLRPGRMDMHLHMSYCTMDGFKLLASNYLGINGDHRLFKEIERLLENAEVTPAEIAEELLKSDGNDVALEGLVKFLEQKRLEDAKSEV